Genomic DNA from Bartonella alsatica:
CTTGTCAGAGAGTCAGTGCATATTGTAGTTTAAATCAGCAAGCAAGATTGTATTGGGGGGGGTGTAAGTTTCTTAGGTTGAGTGAATTTTTTATGCTTTGAAAGGAATATAAAATTGTTTCATTCAATTCATAGAAAACATCATGCAAATATTTGAAGATGCAAAGGGGCGCATCTCAATGAGATGATCAGGATGGAGTGCTGATATGGGTTGGACATGTGAACGCGTAGAACTTCTTAAGAAGTTTTGGAGTGAAGGGTTAAGTGCAAGTCAAATTGCAGTTCAGTTAGGTGGGGTCAGCAGAAATGCAGTAATAGGTAAAGTACATCGGTTAAAGTTGCCGGGACGTGGTAAGACAGCACAAGGGGTGTCGCGTGCACAAAAGACATCTACTAGCCCATTATCTCCGCGTGTGCATCGCACTACATCAACTGTATCGCCAGCAAATTCTGCGTCTTGCAGTGTTGTAGCAACAGCTTTAAAGATGGAATTTGTAGCGGAGGATATAAAAGAAACCGATGTGTCTGAGAAACAGAATGTTGTTGTGCCTATATCACGCCAACTTAATCTTTTACAATTGAGTGAGAATACATGTAGATGGCCCGTTGGGGATCCTTTGTCATCAGATTTTCATTTTTGTGGTGCTGATTCTGGTGAAAATAGTCCTTACTGTACTTTTCACGCTAAAATAGCATTTCAGCCAATATCTGAAAGACGGCGGATAAGAATATAATGTTCATGATGTAAGCTTATATTTTCTTCATTGTTTTATTGTTAAATACATAATTTTATAATCTGCTTTACGAAGATAGGACTTTGAATGAATATAGAATTTTTTTCTCACAAAGTTCATTAAAGTTTTATTTTTTGTATTATTACATGATGATGTGTCGTAAAGATGCAAACGGTTGTCCATTTCCATTGTTTCCTTTAATTTAACTTTATGGATTTTCAAAAGAACTACAGTAATATCTTTTGAATAATATATAGAGCTTTACTTTTTTATTGTGCGCATTTTTTAAATACGTAAGATCGTGTTTATCACAAATAAGAGCATATCACTTGTTTATTTACGCATTTGTTGTAAAGAGTTATATTTCCTTATTCCCAATTGCTTTACTTGTGAGAATAGCACCACGCAAGAACCATGGAGTATAGCTATCTTTACGTTTGTGAATGTACAGTACAGTATCATTATATTTTTTGTTTTTAATATTCCGTTTAACTTTTGCATTAAAAGAATTCATAAGGAATATATTCGATCTTTTCTCAAATGCTTTTTATCTCCACACAGTACTTCTTATTATAACATGCAAGTAAACATTTTTGAGAATTTATCATTAAAAGAAGTTGAAATGAGAAACTAGCTATGTTCTCGTTTAATTATGAGAACATAATGAATATTTTTATGAATCAATGTATTGATGTTTCATTTGTCTTTATAGCCTGTTCGATTTTGGGTAGGATTTTTTGCTGATAAATTTGCCATGTTAAAGTACCAACATGTTTAGCAATAATGACGCTTTCTTTATTTAAAAGAAAGGTTTCTGGTGGTCCATACACCCCCCATTTAATGGCAGTATGTCCTGAAACATCAAAACCAATAACTTTGAAAGGATTACCAAAATTATTTAGAAAACGTTGAGCGTTCTCTTTGTTATCTTTATAATTAATGCCAACAAGATCAAAACGTTTATCTTGGGCAATCTTCATAAGAAGTGGATGCTCTTCACGACAGGCTAAGCACCAAGACCCCCAAAAATTAACCAATGTTACTTGTCCTTTAAATTGTTCTGAATTGAGAAAGTGATTTTCACTACCAAGTAGAGGGAGACTAATTTCGGGAACAGGTTTTTTGGCTAATGTGTTTGAGAGAAGAGAAGTATTATTAGAATGTTTACTATCCAAAAAATGGAAGAAAAGCGTCATCAGAAGAATAAAAAACACAAATGGTAAAAAACCAAAAAAGATAGCTAAAGAGAAGTTTTTTTTAGGTTTTTGAAGGGGGATATTCATTACATTTTTCTTTCCGAGACAGCTCTTTTTTATTCAGCTGTTGTAGGATTTTTTTTTGGTATATAGCTTTATAAAGAATATGTCCAGTGAAACACAGGAGGGAGATTGCAGAAAGTATATAGCTCAGAACAACAATTTGCTCATGGTGAAGAGTACCAAGAAAAAAATCAATTTGCTGAGATAAATTTCCTAAAAGACCATTATGAGTGCTATTTAGGTCGAGCATGATGAAGAATCCTGATATTGAGCACGGTGGGCTTTTTTAATCTGGAGTATTAGGATATAACGGTTATTGATTTCATTGCGCATAGCCATCAAATAAAGCGAAATGAACATAAAGCTAAAACAAAATATCATGGTTATGAGGGGCCATAACATAGCGCGCTCGATTGTTGGCCCTCCTAAACGTAAAAGTGATGCTGATTGATGGAGTGTATGCCACCAATTAACGGAAAATTTAATAATAGGGATATTCACAAGTCCAACGAGTGTAAGAATTGCTGTAGCGCGTGCAGCTTTTTCTTGGTTTTCAAAAGCGCGTGCAAGCATAATAATGGCAAGATAGATAAAAAGCAGGATTAAAACTGAAGTTAGTCGGGCATCCCATACCCACCATGTCCCCCATGTAGGATGTCCCCAAAGCGCGCCTGTCATAAGTGCCAAAGCTGTAAAGATTGCTCCAATGGGCGCACCACATTTGAGTGCTACATCAGCAAGGTGGTACTTCCAAATCAGACTTCCTAAAGCGGCAGCACTTATTATGATATAACAAAATGTAGATAACCATGCGAATGGCACATGAATATACATAATCTTTACAGTGATGCCTTGCTGATAATCATCAGGGGAGTACATAACTAGAGTAAGTCCTAAGATAATAAGGCACAATGTTATACCGGTTAACCAAGGTAAAACGACGCTGCTTATTTTCATAAAACGGGTTAAACTTACCGGGAGTGACTTCATTTTATAGGTGCGAGTTATTTCATTCATGAGAATTTATAATAGGCAAAGTTTTGCTGTACAGCAATCATCTTTTATTATTCTGATAAAAGCTTGAGCGTTATAGCTGCAACAAAAGAGCTAAAAAGACTCAAAAGAAGTGAAAAAGCAATAAGAAGAATCAAGGAAGTGAGAAAAGAGACATTAGGATTTGTTGGAGCTGTAGCAGCTGAAACGCCAAAAATCATGATTGGAATGATCCAAGGTAAGATAATGATAAAAATGAGAAGAGAGCTATGTAACAATGATGTTGCGAGTGCAGATCCTATAGCGCCAATAAAAATAATAGCAGGTGTTCCGCATAAGAGGGTAAGTGTTGTTGTACAAGTTATCGTGATATCTAAATGGAGCATGAATGCTAAAATCGGAGTAGAAAAAATAAGGGGAAGCATTGTTCCTACCCAATGAGCAAGGCATTTGGTAAATACAATCAGTGCAAGACTTTGTCTTTGTCCAAAAAGGATGAATTGATCAAGATTTCCATCATCATGGTCGGTTTGAAAAAGCTTATTGAGATTGAGGAGTCCTGCAAGAAGGGCTCCAAACCATAGTAAGCCGGGACCTATTTGTGCAAGAACTTTAGGATTTGGCCCAATGGCAAAGGGGGTTATTATAATAACAGAAATGAAAAATAAAAGCCCTGTTAACGAAGAGGCTTGTGGAGTTAAGGTTAATTTAAGATCACGCCAGAACAGTGCTTTCATTTTTTTCTCTCTTGAAAAGGTGAGAATTTTTCCAAAGCAATTTTATGGTTTTCTGCAATGCCAAGAGGATTATGGGTTGCTGCAATAATCATACCGCCTTGGTTTAAATGACGCTGAAAAATATTAGCAAGGAGAGTTTGAGCATGGCTATCAATTCCTAATATTGGTTCATCTAAAATCCAAATAGGACGATAAGAAAGCAAAAAGCGAGCAATGGTTACACGTCTTTTTTGTCCGGTTGATAGAACATTGAAGGGTAAGTGTCCAAGATCAGAAAGACCAATATCGGTAAGGGCTTCATGTGGATAGCGAAGATGTTGTCCATAAAATGATGACCAAAACTGCAGATTATCAATAACAGATAAGGGAGGTTTCATAGCATTTTGGGGACCAAGATAATGACATGCAGTTGCTATCGGGTATGTTTGTTCTTGGTCTTTAAGTATGATATTGCCTTCAGCGGCTTTAAGAAGACCGACAATGATTCGCAGTAATGTAGATTTTCCAATTCCATTTGGGCCTGTGATTGTCATAAGTTGTTTTGGGAATAAACAAAAAGAAAGACCTTGGAACAAAACTTCTTCGTTTCTATAAGCGGCTAAATTTCTGCCCATTAACACCATGTCTTTACCTATTTTTGCTTTTATTTTTATAGACTTTATTACATCATAAGATAAAAAAACACATTTTTTTATGTAATTGTACCTAGAATAGTTCTAGAAATAGTTCTATAAAGCATGTGTTACATCAAGATCTGGTGGAGAATGGTTTTTTGCGTCGATTTCCTAATTTGCTAATGAAAAAAAGGGGGGGGAAATCGATAGCGGAGGTAATTACGTCTGCACTCAAGCTGCGACCTTGAATCGTGGTTTGTGGTTCTTCCAGGAAATTGGGTGGTTTGTAGTATGAGGGTAGACAGTTGTGACTCAAATTGATAGCTTTAATTGTCGTAAAATTTTAGATGTTAGTGGCAAGAAATATATTTATTACAGCTTGATCGAAGCCGAGAAGAACGGGCTTAATGACATTTCTCGCTTGCCGTTTTCAATGAAAGTGATTCTTGAAAATTTATTACGGTTTGAAGACGGCCGTACGGTTAAGAGAGAGGATATCTTAAATGTTGCTAAGTGGTTAAATGACAAAGGCACGGCAGGCGCAGAAATTGCTTACCGACCTGCTCGCGTTCTAATGCAAGATTTCACAGGCGTTCCAGCGGTTGTTGACCTTGCTGCGATGCGTGAGGCTATGGTCAAACTTGGAGGGAACGCTGAAAAAATCAACCCTCTCATTCCTGTTGACCTCATCATCGACCATTCAATTATCGTTGATGATTTTGGTAATCCTATGGCTTTTAAGGAAAATGTTGAACATGAATATGAACGCAATGGTGAACGCTATCGTTTTCTTAAATGGGGTCAGCAAGCATTTCAAAATTTTCGCGTTGTACCTCCAGGAACAGGGATTTGCCACCAGGTTAATCTCGAATATTTAGCGCAATGCGTATGGATGAAAAATGAGGAAAAGCATCAAACAATTTATCCTGATACCTGTGTGGGAACTGATTCGCATACGACTATGGTGAATGGTTTGGGTGTTTTAGGTTGGGGTGTTGGCGGTATTGAAGCAGAAGCGGCAATGTTAGGCCAGCCTGTTTCTATGTTGTTACCTGAAGTGATTGGCTTTCGTCTAACAGGTAAACTTAAAGAAGGTGTGACGGCGACCGATTTAGTATTAATGGTGACGCAGATACTGCGCAAGAAAGGTGTTGTTGGAAAATTTGTTGAATTTTTTGGTCCTGGTCTTGAGCACATGACGCTTGCTGATCGGGCGACTATCGCGAATATGGCTCCTGAATATGGAGCGACGTGCGGTTTTTTTCCAATTGATAAGGAAACAGTACGTTATCTCAATATGACGGGGCGTGATGAAAATCGAATTGCTTTAGTAGAAGCTTACTCTAAGGCACAGGGTATGTGGCATGATGAAATAGCAAATCCTCCTGTGTTTAGTGATATAATTGAATTAGATATGGAAAGTGTTGTACCTTCTATGGCTGGACCTAAGCGTCCTGAAGGGCGTATTGCATTAGAAAATGTTGGGCAAGGTTTTGAAAAAGCTTTGATCAATGACTATAAGAAGGCGAGTGAGCAAGATGATCGTTATCGAGTCGAGGGTAAGGAATATGATCTTGGGCATGGTGATGTGGTTATTGCTGCGATTACCTCTTGTACGAATACATCAAATCCAAGTGTCCTTATTGCTGCAGGTCTCTTAGCGCGGAATGCTGTTGCGAAAGGTCTTAAGAGCAAGCCGTGGGTTAAAACGTCTCTTGCTCCTGGCTCGCAAGTCGTTGAAGCGTATCTTCTTAATTCAGGTCTCCAAAAAGATTTGGATGCACTAGGATTTAATTTGGTGGGATTTGGGTGTACAACATGCATTGGAAACTCTGGTCCTCTTTATCCCGCTATTTCTAAAGCAATTAATAACAATGGTTTAATTGCAGCTGCGGTTCTTTCAGGAAATCGTAATTTTGAAGGGCGTGTATCACCTGATGTGCAAGCGAATTATTTAGCGTCACCACCTTTAGTTGTTGCGCATGCTTTAGCAGGAACAGTACGTAAAGATTTAACTAAGGAACCTCTTGGAGAAGGTTTGGATGGTCAACCAGTGTATTTGAGGGATATTTGGCCAACTTCTAAAGAAATACAAGAGTTTATCGAACAGAATGTCACGCGTAAAATTTTTGCCGAAAAATATTCAGATGTGTTTAAGGGAGATGAGAATTGGCAGAAAGTTCAAGTTCCGACAGGAGCTACCTATTCTTGGGATGAGCAATCGACATATGTGCGTAATCCGCCCTACTTTGATGATATGCGAAAGACTCCTGATGTCTTACCAGACATTAAAAACGCACGTATTTTAGGTTTATTTGGTGATAAAATCACGACAGATCACATTTCTCCTGCTGGTTCTATTAAGTTTGATTCTCCTGCGGGTAAATATTTAACAGATCGTGGTGTTAAAGTCGCTGATTTTAACCAATATGGAACACGTCGTGGGAATCATGAAGTGATGATGCGTGGGACTTTTGCCAATATTCGCATTCGTAACTTCATGTTAGGAGAAAATGGTCGTGAAGGAGGTTATACAGTTCATTATCCATCAGGAACAGAGCAAGCAATTTACGATGCAGCAATGGCGTATAAACGAGAAGGTGTTCCGCTTGTTATTTTTGCCGGTATTGAATACGGCAATGGATCATCTCGTGATTGGGCGGCTAAGGGTACTAACCTTCTTGGTGTAAAAGCAGTTATTGCTCAATCTTTTGAGCGTATTCATCGTTCTAATCTTGTTGGTATGGGAATTGTTCCCTTTGTATTTGAAGAGGGAATGAGTTGGCAATCTTTGGGCTTAAAGGGAGATGAAAAGGTAACGATTGCAGGGATTAATAACTTGAAACCTCGTCAGAAAATTGTTGCCACAATCAGTTTTTCTGATGGAATGATAACAACCGTTCCATTATTGTGCCGTGTTGATACTGAAGATGAGTTGGATTACTTGCATCATGGTGGAATTTTGCAATATGTTTTGCGTAATCTAGTAGTTTAAAACGCATTTTTTAGTTTAGGGGTATCTTTAAACTATTAAGGTAGGATCCAAACCGTTAGGCTCTTCTTTTTTATATCTATATTTGAAAATTCGATTGACGTTTGCTTAAAGATTGCGCTATAAAACGCCTGATTATTAGCAACTTTATAGTATTGCTTAGATTGGGTTTACTTAGATTGATAGGGATATTGTTGAGACTAACTGTATCCGATGCGTTGAAAGAGAGATATATTTATGGCGAATACACCTTCGGCTCGAAAAGCGGTGCGCAAAGTTGCGACACGCACGCAAGTTAATAGGGCCCGCCGTTCACGCGTTCGTACTTTTATGCGTAAGTTTGATGATGCTTTGGCTGGTGGCGATAAGGCATCTGCAGAAATAGCATTTAAAAATTTTGAACCTGAAATTATGCGTGCAGTTTCTAAAGGGGTTTTTCATAAAAATTCTGCTGCGCGGAAAGTATCGCGTTTAGCGAAGCGTTTGAAGGCCCTTAGC
This window encodes:
- the ccmB gene encoding heme exporter protein CcmB; protein product: MKALFWRDLKLTLTPQASSLTGLLFFISVIIITPFAIGPNPKVLAQIGPGLLWFGALLAGLLNLNKLFQTDHDDGNLDQFILFGQRQSLALIVFTKCLAHWVGTMLPLIFSTPILAFMLHLDITITCTTTLTLLCGTPAIIFIGAIGSALATSLLHSSLLIFIIILPWIIPIMIFGVSAATAPTNPNVSFLTSLILLIAFSLLLSLFSSFVAAITLKLLSE
- a CDS encoding heme ABC transporter permease; amino-acid sequence: MNEITRTYKMKSLPVSLTRFMKISSVVLPWLTGITLCLIILGLTLVMYSPDDYQQGITVKIMYIHVPFAWLSTFCYIIISAAALGSLIWKYHLADVALKCGAPIGAIFTALALMTGALWGHPTWGTWWVWDARLTSVLILLFIYLAIIMLARAFENQEKAARATAILTLVGLVNIPIIKFSVNWWHTLHQSASLLRLGGPTIERAMLWPLITMIFCFSFMFISLYLMAMRNEINNRYILILQIKKAHRAQYQDSSSCST
- a CDS encoding DsbE family thiol:disulfide interchange protein, translating into MNIPLQKPKKNFSLAIFFGFLPFVFFILLMTLFFHFLDSKHSNNTSLLSNTLAKKPVPEISLPLLGSENHFLNSEQFKGQVTLVNFWGSWCLACREEHPLLMKIAQDKRFDLVGINYKDNKENAQRFLNNFGNPFKVIGFDVSGHTAIKWGVYGPPETFLLNKESVIIAKHVGTLTWQIYQQKILPKIEQAIKTNETSIH
- the acnA gene encoding aconitate hydratase AcnA; the encoded protein is MTQIDSFNCRKILDVSGKKYIYYSLIEAEKNGLNDISRLPFSMKVILENLLRFEDGRTVKREDILNVAKWLNDKGTAGAEIAYRPARVLMQDFTGVPAVVDLAAMREAMVKLGGNAEKINPLIPVDLIIDHSIIVDDFGNPMAFKENVEHEYERNGERYRFLKWGQQAFQNFRVVPPGTGICHQVNLEYLAQCVWMKNEEKHQTIYPDTCVGTDSHTTMVNGLGVLGWGVGGIEAEAAMLGQPVSMLLPEVIGFRLTGKLKEGVTATDLVLMVTQILRKKGVVGKFVEFFGPGLEHMTLADRATIANMAPEYGATCGFFPIDKETVRYLNMTGRDENRIALVEAYSKAQGMWHDEIANPPVFSDIIELDMESVVPSMAGPKRPEGRIALENVGQGFEKALINDYKKASEQDDRYRVEGKEYDLGHGDVVIAAITSCTNTSNPSVLIAAGLLARNAVAKGLKSKPWVKTSLAPGSQVVEAYLLNSGLQKDLDALGFNLVGFGCTTCIGNSGPLYPAISKAINNNGLIAAAVLSGNRNFEGRVSPDVQANYLASPPLVVAHALAGTVRKDLTKEPLGEGLDGQPVYLRDIWPTSKEIQEFIEQNVTRKIFAEKYSDVFKGDENWQKVQVPTGATYSWDEQSTYVRNPPYFDDMRKTPDVLPDIKNARILGLFGDKITTDHISPAGSIKFDSPAGKYLTDRGVKVADFNQYGTRRGNHEVMMRGTFANIRIRNFMLGENGREGGYTVHYPSGTEQAIYDAAMAYKREGVPLVIFAGIEYGNGSSRDWAAKGTNLLGVKAVIAQSFERIHRSNLVGMGIVPFVFEEGMSWQSLGLKGDEKVTIAGINNLKPRQKIVATISFSDGMITTVPLLCRVDTEDELDYLHHGGILQYVLRNLVV
- a CDS encoding GcrA family cell cycle regulator, producing MGWTCERVELLKKFWSEGLSASQIAVQLGGVSRNAVIGKVHRLKLPGRGKTAQGVSRAQKTSTSPLSPRVHRTTSTVSPANSASCSVVATALKMEFVAEDIKETDVSEKQNVVVPISRQLNLLQLSENTCRWPVGDPLSSDFHFCGADSGENSPYCTFHAKIAFQPISERRRIRI
- the rpsT gene encoding 30S ribosomal protein S20, which gives rise to MANTPSARKAVRKVATRTQVNRARRSRVRTFMRKFDDALAGGDKASAEIAFKNFEPEIMRAVSKGVFHKNSAARKVSRLAKRLKALSV
- the ccmA gene encoding heme ABC exporter ATP-binding protein CcmA; its protein translation is MVLMGRNLAAYRNEEVLFQGLSFCLFPKQLMTITGPNGIGKSTLLRIIVGLLKAAEGNIILKDQEQTYPIATACHYLGPQNAMKPPLSVIDNLQFWSSFYGQHLRYPHEALTDIGLSDLGHLPFNVLSTGQKRRVTIARFLLSYRPIWILDEPILGIDSHAQTLLANIFQRHLNQGGMIIAATHNPLGIAENHKIALEKFSPFQERKK